Proteins encoded in a region of the Nonomuraea helvata genome:
- a CDS encoding (2Fe-2S)-binding protein, giving the protein MDITLMVNGVSRAVTVDPRMSLLDLLRERLGLIGAKKGCDHGQCGACTVLIDGRRANSCLALAVAMDGSEITTVEGLAHEDELHPLQTAFMEHDAFQCGYCTPGQLCSAAGMLGEPGPSAITDDLLTDPGLTPEEIRERMSGNLCRCGAYVNIVSAIAEVAP; this is encoded by the coding sequence ATGGACATCACCCTGATGGTGAACGGCGTGTCCCGCGCTGTGACAGTGGACCCCCGGATGTCGCTGCTCGACCTGCTGCGCGAGCGGCTGGGGCTGATCGGCGCGAAGAAGGGCTGCGACCACGGCCAGTGCGGGGCCTGCACGGTACTGATCGACGGGCGGCGGGCCAACTCCTGCCTGGCCCTGGCCGTCGCGATGGACGGCTCCGAGATCACCACCGTCGAGGGGCTGGCCCATGAGGACGAGCTGCATCCCCTGCAGACGGCGTTCATGGAGCACGACGCGTTCCAGTGCGGCTACTGCACGCCCGGCCAGCTCTGCTCGGCGGCCGGGATGCTGGGCGAGCCGGGCCCGAGCGCGATCACCGACGACCTTCTCACCGACCCCGGCCTGACCCCGGAGGAGATCCGCGAACGGATGAGCGGCAACCTGTGCCGGTGCGGCGCCTACGTCAACATCGTCAGCGCGATCGCCGAGGTCGCGCCGTGA
- a CDS encoding xanthine dehydrogenase family protein subunit M — translation MKTFEYARAQSPADAVSRCGPGAMYLGGGTNLVDLMRLGVARPDHLVDVSRLPLDAIEEAGDRVRVGAAVRNSDLAADPLVRSRYPMLARAVLSGASGQVRNMATVAGNLLQRTRCPYFQDVTRPCNKREPGSGCPAIEGDHTNLAILGTSHACVATHPSDMAVALAALEAEVHVTGPGGDRIIPIPGLHRLPGDAPERDTVLEPGDLITAVELPAPPPGASLYRKVRERASFAFALVSIAAVLDIRDGVVAGCRIALGGVAHAPWRAERAEQVLVGGPATGEAFLTAAEAELEQARPLPRNAFKLPLARNVIVRTLEELAS, via the coding sequence GTGAAGACCTTCGAGTACGCCCGCGCGCAGAGCCCTGCGGACGCGGTGAGCAGGTGCGGGCCCGGCGCCATGTACCTGGGCGGCGGCACCAACCTGGTGGACCTCATGCGGCTGGGAGTGGCACGGCCCGACCACCTGGTGGACGTCAGCCGGCTGCCGCTCGACGCGATCGAGGAGGCCGGCGACCGGGTCCGCGTCGGCGCCGCCGTACGCAACAGCGATCTGGCCGCCGATCCCCTGGTGCGCTCCCGCTACCCCATGCTGGCGCGGGCGGTGCTGAGCGGCGCGTCCGGCCAGGTGCGCAACATGGCGACGGTCGCCGGCAACCTGCTGCAGCGCACCCGCTGCCCGTACTTCCAGGACGTGACCAGGCCCTGCAACAAGCGCGAGCCCGGCTCCGGCTGCCCGGCCATCGAGGGCGACCACACGAACCTGGCCATCCTCGGCACCTCGCACGCCTGCGTGGCCACCCACCCGTCCGACATGGCGGTCGCGCTGGCCGCGCTGGAGGCCGAGGTGCATGTCACCGGCCCGGGCGGTGACCGGATCATCCCGATCCCCGGGCTGCACCGGCTGCCGGGCGACGCGCCCGAGCGGGACACCGTGCTGGAGCCGGGCGACCTGATCACCGCCGTGGAGCTGCCCGCGCCGCCGCCGGGCGCCTCGCTCTACCGCAAGGTACGCGAGCGGGCCTCGTTCGCGTTCGCGCTCGTGTCCATCGCGGCCGTGCTCGACATCCGCGACGGGGTGGTCGCCGGCTGCCGCATCGCGCTCGGCGGCGTGGCCCACGCGCCCTGGCGGGCCGAGCGGGCCGAACAGGTGCTGGTCGGCGGCCCCGCGACGGGGGAGGCGTTCCTCACGGCCGCCGAAGCGGAGCTGGAGCAGGCCAGGCCGCTGCCGCGCAACGCCTTCAAGCTGCCGCTGGCCCGCAATGTGATCGTCCGCACGCTCGAGGAGCTGGCATCGTGA
- a CDS encoding xanthine dehydrogenase family protein molybdopterin-binding subunit: MNRVEGRVKVTGLATYAAEYPAEGVTYAYPVQSRIAKGRIKRIDGGEALAMPGVLAVLSSEDPPRLGEEAQGELALFQSRDVAYRGQIVAAAVADTYEHARAAADAIVVEYEQDLHDVTLRADHPNLYQPETVNPGYPCDTVKGDVEAGLDAAETGVDVTYTTPVLHNNPMEPHAALALWDTEDRLLVYDTAQGTSASRDLIAKTLGLPREQVRVVSRHVGGGFGSKGTARPQAVLAALAAKAVGRPVKAVLTRQQMFDVTGYRTPTIQRLRLGADAEGRLTALEHVAYEQSSTLVEFAEQTATPSRVMYATPALRTAHRLVRLDVATPSWMRAPGECPGMYALESAMDELAYAAGIDPIELRVLNDPEVEPESGLPFSSRNLVACLREGAHRFHWDRRDPEPARLRDGEWLIGSGVAASTYPSRRSPSKAVVTMREGDFLVQIAAADIGTGARTALTRIAAEALGVAPDRVHVELGDSDLPDAPVAGGSMGTASWGSAIVRACEGLKVNGAVGRADTTEEVKRDAELARHAFGAQFAEVRVNSVTGELRVSRLLGVFAAGHIVDATLARSQFVGGMTMGMGMALMEETFTDEEFGGFLRRDLAQYHVPACADVPDIEAVWLEEEDGELNPMGSKGIGEIGIVGTAAAIGNAVHHATGHRVRDLPITPAKIIDLMF, translated from the coding sequence GTGAACCGCGTCGAGGGCCGCGTCAAGGTCACCGGGCTGGCCACGTACGCGGCCGAATACCCGGCCGAGGGCGTCACCTACGCCTATCCCGTGCAGTCGCGGATCGCCAAGGGCCGCATCAAGCGGATCGACGGCGGCGAGGCGCTCGCCATGCCCGGCGTGCTGGCCGTGCTGTCCAGCGAGGACCCGCCCCGGCTCGGCGAGGAGGCCCAGGGCGAGCTGGCGCTGTTCCAGAGCCGCGACGTCGCCTACCGGGGGCAGATCGTGGCCGCCGCGGTGGCCGACACGTACGAGCACGCCCGCGCCGCCGCGGACGCGATCGTCGTCGAGTACGAGCAGGACCTCCACGACGTGACCCTGCGCGCCGACCACCCCAACCTCTACCAGCCGGAGACCGTCAACCCCGGCTACCCGTGCGACACCGTGAAGGGCGACGTCGAGGCCGGGCTCGACGCGGCCGAGACCGGCGTCGACGTGACCTACACGACGCCCGTCCTGCACAACAACCCGATGGAGCCGCACGCCGCCCTGGCGCTGTGGGACACCGAGGACCGGCTGCTGGTGTACGACACCGCGCAGGGCACCTCCGCGAGCCGCGATCTCATCGCGAAGACGCTGGGCCTGCCCAGGGAGCAGGTCCGCGTGGTGTCCAGGCACGTCGGCGGCGGGTTCGGCTCGAAGGGCACGGCCAGGCCGCAGGCCGTGCTGGCCGCCCTGGCCGCCAAAGCCGTCGGCCGCCCGGTCAAGGCCGTGCTGACCAGGCAGCAGATGTTCGACGTGACCGGCTACCGTACGCCGACGATCCAGCGGCTGCGGCTCGGCGCCGACGCGGAGGGCCGGCTGACGGCGCTGGAGCACGTGGCCTACGAGCAGAGCTCGACGCTGGTGGAGTTCGCCGAGCAGACCGCGACCCCGAGCCGCGTCATGTACGCCACGCCCGCGCTGCGCACCGCGCACCGGCTCGTCCGGCTGGACGTCGCCACCCCGTCGTGGATGCGCGCCCCGGGCGAGTGCCCCGGCATGTACGCGCTGGAGTCCGCCATGGACGAGCTGGCCTACGCCGCCGGCATCGACCCGATCGAGCTGCGCGTGCTCAACGATCCGGAGGTCGAGCCGGAGAGCGGCCTGCCGTTCAGCTCCCGCAATCTGGTGGCCTGCCTGCGCGAGGGGGCGCACCGCTTCCACTGGGACCGGCGCGATCCCGAGCCCGCGCGCCTGCGGGACGGCGAGTGGCTGATCGGCAGCGGTGTGGCCGCCTCCACCTACCCGTCCAGGCGCAGCCCGTCCAAGGCCGTCGTCACCATGCGGGAGGGCGACTTCCTGGTCCAGATCGCCGCCGCCGACATCGGGACCGGCGCGCGTACCGCGCTGACCAGGATCGCGGCGGAGGCGCTGGGCGTCGCGCCCGACCGGGTCCACGTCGAGCTGGGCGACAGCGACCTGCCGGACGCGCCGGTCGCCGGCGGCTCCATGGGCACGGCCTCGTGGGGGTCGGCGATCGTACGCGCCTGCGAGGGGCTCAAGGTGAACGGCGCGGTGGGCCGCGCCGACACCACCGAGGAGGTCAAGCGGGACGCGGAGCTGGCCAGGCACGCCTTCGGCGCCCAGTTCGCCGAGGTGCGGGTGAACTCCGTGACCGGCGAGCTACGCGTCTCGCGTCTGCTCGGCGTGTTCGCCGCGGGGCACATCGTGGACGCCACGCTGGCCAGGTCGCAGTTCGTCGGGGGCATGACGATGGGCATGGGGATGGCGCTGATGGAGGAGACGTTCACCGACGAGGAGTTCGGCGGCTTCCTCCGGCGCGACCTGGCCCAGTATCACGTGCCGGCCTGCGCGGACGTGCCGGACATCGAGGCGGTCTGGCTGGAGGAGGAGGACGGCGAGCTCAACCCCATGGGCAGCAAGGGCATCGGCGAGATCGGCATCGTCGGCACGGCGGCCGCCATCGGCAACGCCGTGCACCACGCCACCGGCCACCGCGTGCGCGACCTCCCGATCACCCCGGCCAAGATTATCGACCTGATGTTTTAG
- a CDS encoding DUF6328 family protein — MKNESDQERADRNFVELLQGARVAVTGVQVLFAFLLTVPFSPGFVKLDLADRWLFYVALVSAAVASICYIAPTAQHRVLFRQGRKETLVRRSNHYGIVGALALTVSMTTATLLVIDYLFGPALGWTTGGILAALALWTWFGQAALSRSDGKDQSSGGSSVSSSARSRE; from the coding sequence GTGAAGAACGAGTCGGACCAGGAGCGCGCGGACCGGAATTTCGTGGAGCTCCTGCAGGGCGCGCGCGTGGCGGTGACCGGGGTGCAGGTGCTGTTCGCGTTCCTGCTGACCGTGCCGTTCTCGCCCGGCTTCGTCAAGCTGGATCTGGCCGACCGGTGGCTGTTCTACGTGGCGCTGGTCAGCGCCGCCGTCGCGTCGATCTGCTACATCGCGCCGACCGCGCAGCACCGGGTGCTGTTCCGGCAGGGACGCAAGGAGACGCTGGTACGGCGCTCCAACCACTACGGCATCGTGGGCGCGCTCGCGCTGACGGTCTCCATGACGACGGCCACCCTGCTCGTGATCGACTACCTGTTCGGTCCCGCGTTGGGCTGGACCACCGGGGGAATCCTGGCCGCGCTGGCTCTGTGGACCTGGTTCGGCCAGGCGGCGCTCAGCCGGTCGGACGGGAAGGATCAGTCCTCGGGCGGGAGCTCGGTATCGTCGTCCGCGCGGTCGCGTGAGTAG
- the mnhG gene encoding monovalent cation/H(+) antiporter subunit G produces the protein MSALDVAAAACLLLGAALALSAGVGLVRFRTTLDRMHAGTKPQVLGVLLVLLAMWLRRPTWANAGPLLLAGVSQVITVSVAAYMVARAAYSRDRADDDTELPPED, from the coding sequence ATGAGCGCTCTCGACGTGGCGGCGGCGGCCTGCCTGCTGCTGGGCGCGGCGCTGGCGCTGTCGGCCGGGGTGGGGCTCGTCCGCTTCCGGACCACCTTGGACCGGATGCACGCCGGCACCAAACCGCAGGTGCTCGGCGTGCTCCTGGTGCTGCTGGCCATGTGGCTGCGCCGGCCCACCTGGGCGAACGCGGGGCCGCTGCTGCTGGCGGGCGTCTCGCAGGTGATCACCGTGTCGGTGGCGGCGTACATGGTGGCGCGGGCGGCCTACTCACGCGACCGCGCGGACGACGATACCGAGCTCCCGCCCGAGGACTGA
- a CDS encoding monovalent cation/H+ antiporter complex subunit F: protein MTTVYLVTLGLLGCAALATLYRLGRGPTMLDRSVALDVLTSLSMCVVGAFAVVMDDYSDLPVLLVLSLLGFVGSVVLARFFSGRSR from the coding sequence ATGACGACGGTCTATCTGGTGACGCTCGGGCTGCTCGGATGCGCGGCGCTCGCCACGCTCTACCGGTTGGGGCGCGGGCCGACGATGCTGGACCGGTCGGTGGCGCTCGACGTGCTGACCTCGCTGTCGATGTGCGTCGTCGGCGCGTTCGCCGTGGTCATGGACGACTATTCGGACCTGCCGGTCCTGCTGGTGCTGTCGCTGCTGGGGTTCGTCGGGTCCGTGGTGCTGGCCAGGTTCTTCTCGGGGAGGTCGCGATGA
- a CDS encoding Na+/H+ antiporter subunit E: MPRLALVAWLAVVWVTLWGDLTAGNVLGGLVAGLAVTSLLPLPVLDPGIRIHPVALAGFLLWFGRDLVVSTARVVLWVVRPGAPPTQIVRVRLRTSSESMTVLIMVAISTVPGSLVVEAYPEERELVLHVLGRPGDVTEAVRADVAVLESRVVAAFGTSRDRQELP; this comes from the coding sequence ATGCCCCGGCTGGCGCTGGTCGCCTGGCTGGCGGTGGTGTGGGTGACGCTGTGGGGCGACCTGACGGCCGGCAACGTGCTCGGCGGGCTGGTGGCCGGGCTGGCGGTGACGTCGCTGCTGCCGCTGCCCGTCCTCGACCCGGGCATCAGGATCCACCCGGTGGCGCTGGCGGGCTTCCTGCTCTGGTTCGGCCGGGACCTGGTGGTCTCGACCGCGCGCGTGGTGCTCTGGGTGGTGCGGCCGGGCGCGCCACCCACCCAGATCGTCCGGGTACGGCTGCGCACGTCGTCGGAGTCCATGACCGTGCTGATCATGGTCGCGATCTCGACCGTGCCGGGCAGCCTCGTGGTGGAGGCCTACCCCGAGGAGCGCGAGCTGGTCCTGCACGTGCTGGGACGCCCGGGGGACGTCACCGAGGCCGTCCGGGCGGACGTGGCCGTGCTGGAGTCGCGTGTCGTGGCGGCCTTCGGCACCTCACGGGACAGGCAGGAGCTCCCATGA
- a CDS encoding Na+/H+ antiporter subunit D, with translation MERLVCLPVLLPLLAAGVKLAIGGRLRRVQSLISLATLAVSVAVSVVLLRAADARGPLVTDLGGWPAPIGISLVADRLSALVLLVSSAVTFCVMVYSVANAYAAQEHDAPMAIFHPAFLVMVAGVADAFLSGDLFNLFVAFELLLSGSYVLLTFGGTEPRIRAGATYTLMALASSMLFLIALAITYAATGTLSLAQLAERFARLPDQVEMLVELTLLLAFAIKAAIFPVSAWLPDSYPTAPAPATAVFAGLLTKVGVYSIIRLEALLFPGGPVSTLLMWVALATMLAGVLGAVAQTDLKRMLSFTLVSHLGYMVFGVGLSTVAGLTGAIFYMLHHITVQTSLFLVTGLVELRTGTTSVSRMGGLMRAAPLLAVLFFVPAMNLSGIPPMSGFLGKLLLVQASLSHGGPLPVAFVVAGLMTSLLTLYAVAKTWGKAFWGAPRAVRAGAVLESEEYTGEEPTVTTAVLPVALSGAVAALVAMGLAFTVLAGPLSALAHRAAVELSAREPYIAAVLGSRR, from the coding sequence ATCGAGCGCCTGGTGTGCCTGCCCGTCCTCCTGCCGCTCCTCGCCGCAGGGGTGAAGCTGGCGATCGGCGGCCGCCTGCGCCGGGTGCAGTCGCTCATCAGCCTGGCCACCCTGGCCGTCTCGGTCGCCGTGTCGGTGGTGCTGCTGCGGGCGGCCGACGCGCGTGGCCCGCTGGTCACCGACCTGGGCGGGTGGCCGGCGCCGATCGGCATCTCCCTGGTGGCCGACCGGCTGTCCGCGCTGGTGCTGCTGGTGTCGTCGGCGGTGACGTTCTGCGTCATGGTCTACTCGGTCGCCAACGCCTACGCCGCGCAGGAGCACGACGCCCCCATGGCGATCTTCCACCCGGCCTTCCTGGTCATGGTGGCGGGGGTGGCGGACGCGTTCCTGTCGGGCGACCTGTTCAACCTGTTCGTGGCGTTCGAGCTGCTGCTGAGCGGCTCGTACGTGCTCCTCACGTTCGGCGGCACGGAGCCGAGGATCCGGGCGGGCGCCACGTACACGCTGATGGCCCTGGCCTCGTCGATGCTGTTCCTGATCGCGCTGGCCATCACCTACGCCGCCACCGGCACCCTGTCGTTGGCGCAGCTCGCCGAGCGGTTCGCCAGGCTGCCCGACCAGGTGGAGATGCTGGTGGAGCTGACACTGCTGCTGGCCTTCGCGATCAAGGCGGCGATCTTCCCCGTGTCGGCCTGGCTGCCGGACTCCTATCCCACCGCGCCCGCCCCGGCCACAGCCGTGTTCGCCGGGCTGCTCACCAAGGTGGGCGTCTACTCGATCATCCGGCTCGAGGCGCTGCTCTTCCCCGGCGGGCCGGTGTCCACCCTGCTCATGTGGGTGGCGCTGGCCACGATGCTGGCGGGCGTGCTGGGCGCGGTGGCGCAGACCGACCTCAAGCGCATGCTCTCGTTCACCCTGGTCAGCCACCTCGGGTACATGGTGTTCGGCGTGGGCCTGTCCACCGTGGCCGGGCTGACGGGGGCGATCTTCTACATGCTCCACCACATCACCGTGCAGACGAGCCTGTTCCTGGTGACCGGGCTGGTCGAGCTGCGCACCGGCACCACGTCGGTGTCCAGGATGGGCGGCCTGATGAGGGCCGCGCCGCTGCTCGCCGTGCTGTTCTTCGTGCCCGCCATGAACCTGTCGGGCATCCCGCCCATGTCGGGCTTCCTGGGCAAGCTGCTGCTGGTGCAGGCGAGCCTGTCCCACGGCGGACCGCTGCCGGTCGCGTTCGTGGTGGCGGGCCTGATGACGAGCCTGCTCACCCTGTACGCCGTCGCCAAGACGTGGGGCAAGGCGTTCTGGGGCGCCCCGCGCGCCGTGCGGGCGGGCGCGGTCCTGGAGAGCGAGGAGTACACGGGCGAGGAGCCGACCGTCACGACGGCCGTGCTCCCGGTGGCGCTGTCGGGGGCGGTGGCGGCACTGGTCGCGATGGGGCTGGCGTTCACGGTGCTGGCCGGGCCGCTGTCGGCGCTGGCGCACCGGGCGGCCGTCGAGCTGTCGGCCCGCGAGCCGTACATCGCGGCCGTGCTCGGGAGCAGGCGGTGA
- a CDS encoding Na(+)/H(+) antiporter subunit C → MTVTLLPFLACGAMIVTGVTLLLERSLVRVLAGVIVLGNGVNLLIVTAGGDPGAPPFVGAQGIADPLPQAMVLTAIVITLGVTAYLLALVHRSWQLCGSDEVQDDTEDRRVRLRARRGELSEAVRARQNAYRRLVAEQRAELARMEAEQAERERLQEADLERRISRVHTELEQWMRASREEGLSEEDMHRRFEEAGLRDDTLAMDNLERIDELREQYARGREEQAARERALRRRLKARQREARRQMRAAIREERERQALAQDPELEGED, encoded by the coding sequence GTGACCGTCACCCTGCTGCCGTTCCTGGCCTGCGGCGCGATGATCGTCACCGGGGTCACGCTGCTGCTGGAGCGGAGCCTCGTACGGGTGCTGGCCGGCGTCATCGTCCTGGGCAACGGCGTGAACCTGCTGATCGTCACCGCCGGCGGCGACCCGGGCGCCCCGCCCTTCGTGGGTGCCCAAGGGATCGCCGACCCGCTGCCGCAGGCCATGGTGCTGACCGCCATCGTGATCACCCTGGGCGTGACCGCGTACCTGCTGGCCCTGGTGCACCGGTCGTGGCAGCTGTGCGGGAGCGACGAGGTCCAGGACGACACCGAGGACCGGCGCGTGCGCCTGCGCGCCCGCCGGGGGGAGCTGAGCGAGGCCGTACGCGCCCGGCAGAACGCCTACCGGCGGCTGGTCGCCGAGCAGCGGGCCGAGCTGGCCCGGATGGAGGCCGAGCAGGCGGAACGGGAGCGGCTGCAGGAGGCCGACCTGGAGCGGCGCATCTCCAGGGTGCACACCGAGCTCGAGCAGTGGATGCGGGCCAGCCGGGAGGAAGGGCTGTCGGAGGAGGACATGCACCGACGCTTCGAGGAGGCCGGGCTCCGGGACGACACGCTGGCCATGGACAACCTCGAGCGCATCGACGAGCTCCGGGAGCAGTACGCGCGGGGGCGGGAGGAGCAGGCGGCCAGGGAACGGGCGCTGCGTCGCCGGCTCAAGGCGCGGCAGCGGGAGGCGCGCCGGCAGATGCGCGCGGCCATCAGGGAGGAGCGGGAGCGCCAGGCCCTCGCCCAGGATCCCGAACTGGAAGGCGAGGACTGA
- a CDS encoding Na+/H+ antiporter subunit A — translation MESLLILHAVAAVCAPWLVRRASLAVLALPPAAAFLATALGRLPARESRTWAPPLGLELAFRVDALAVLMMSLVTGVGALIMIYSARYFPRGDEWAGRYGVFMSGFAGSMLGLVAADNLLLLYVFWELTTVCSYLLIGYDPESRPSRRAAMKALWITTIGGLAMLAGFVLLGQAAGTYRISDILAHPPHVGPAAVVLILAGALSKSAIFPFSTWLPAAMAAPTPVSAYLHAAAMVKAGVYLLARLGPALGDVAPWREVAVPLGVVTMLLGGWRALRETDLKRLLAYGTVGQLGLLTVLFGSGNGGAALAGAAMLLAHALFKAALFLVVGIVDHQAGSRDLRELSGVGRSMPWVCGVAVLAGASMTGLPPLVGFAGKEAALETLLGTPLVPAGMVTGVVVGSALTAAYTLRFLWGAFCDKPGVAARETRRVPAAMFGPAALLSVLGLALAPFASWYGHALSGYIATFRDKGHETHVVLWGGFSLPLLLSAVSLAGGVALFLAREPVARAGAALHVLDSGQIFWSAVRRLDRFAIQLTGLVQRGSVPDYLTLTLFAAIGVGVFSLASGGPPRLDVPVVAWQRPEQLLVAALIVASAALALFARAYILLGVVVGITGYGTALLFLVHGSPDLALTQFLAETVSLVVFALVLRRLPIGPVRGRLPFWFRTGLGLAVAVVVTGAGMLAMGARTARPVGALMGAAAEQAGARNIVSALIVDIRAWDTMGESTVLVVLTLGVTSLVFLRRTSYHIEPGPHAPADRTRWLAATLPRGQRALAFEVVARLTFHTVLVLSVFLLFIGHSAVGGGFAGGIVAGMAITVRYLAGGRNELAAAVPMHAGVLMGAGLTLSTGTALAGLLFGRAALDLLSTDVTVPLAGHLHMGTGLLFDLGVYVSVVGMVQDILRALGAELDRQIDAEERA, via the coding sequence ATGGAGTCGCTGCTGATCCTGCACGCGGTGGCGGCGGTGTGCGCTCCCTGGCTGGTCAGGCGCGCGTCCCTGGCCGTGCTCGCGCTCCCTCCCGCCGCCGCCTTCCTCGCCACGGCGCTGGGGCGGCTGCCCGCGCGGGAGAGCCGGACCTGGGCGCCCCCGCTCGGGCTGGAGCTGGCCTTCCGGGTCGACGCGCTCGCCGTGCTCATGATGTCGCTGGTCACCGGCGTGGGCGCGCTGATCATGATCTACAGCGCCCGCTACTTCCCGCGGGGCGACGAGTGGGCCGGGCGCTACGGCGTCTTCATGTCGGGCTTCGCCGGCTCGATGCTGGGGCTGGTGGCCGCCGACAACCTGCTCCTGCTGTACGTCTTCTGGGAGCTGACCACCGTCTGCTCCTACCTGCTCATCGGGTACGACCCCGAGAGCAGGCCGAGCAGGCGGGCCGCGATGAAGGCGCTGTGGATCACCACGATCGGCGGTCTCGCCATGCTGGCCGGGTTCGTCCTGCTCGGCCAGGCGGCGGGCACGTACCGCATCTCGGACATCCTCGCCCATCCGCCGCACGTGGGCCCCGCCGCCGTCGTGCTCATCCTGGCCGGGGCGCTGTCGAAGTCGGCGATCTTCCCGTTCAGCACGTGGCTGCCGGCCGCCATGGCCGCCCCCACCCCCGTCTCCGCGTACCTGCACGCGGCCGCCATGGTGAAGGCGGGCGTGTACCTGCTGGCCAGGCTCGGCCCAGCGCTCGGTGACGTGGCCCCGTGGCGCGAGGTGGCCGTGCCGCTCGGCGTGGTCACGATGCTGCTGGGCGGGTGGCGGGCGCTGCGCGAGACGGACCTCAAGCGGCTGCTCGCCTACGGCACGGTCGGCCAGCTCGGCCTCCTCACGGTGCTGTTCGGCTCGGGGAACGGCGGCGCGGCGCTGGCCGGGGCCGCCATGCTCCTGGCGCACGCGCTGTTCAAGGCCGCCCTGTTCCTGGTGGTGGGCATCGTCGATCACCAGGCGGGCAGTCGCGACCTGCGCGAGCTCAGCGGGGTCGGCCGGTCGATGCCGTGGGTGTGCGGGGTCGCGGTGCTGGCCGGGGCGTCGATGACGGGGCTGCCGCCGCTGGTGGGGTTCGCCGGCAAGGAGGCCGCGCTGGAGACGCTCCTGGGCACGCCACTCGTGCCGGCGGGCATGGTGACGGGGGTGGTGGTGGGGTCGGCGTTGACGGCGGCGTACACGTTGCGGTTCCTGTGGGGGGCGTTCTGCGACAAGCCGGGGGTGGCGGCGCGGGAGACCCGTCGTGTGCCCGCGGCCATGTTCGGGCCCGCCGCGCTGCTGTCGGTGCTCGGGCTGGCGCTGGCGCCGTTCGCGTCCTGGTACGGCCACGCACTGTCCGGATATATCGCGACTTTTCGTGATAAGGGGCATGAGACCCATGTGGTGCTGTGGGGCGGCTTCTCCCTGCCGCTCCTGCTGTCGGCCGTGTCACTGGCGGGCGGGGTGGCGCTCTTCCTGGCCAGGGAGCCCGTGGCCAGGGCGGGAGCGGCGCTGCACGTGCTCGACTCCGGCCAGATCTTCTGGTCGGCGGTACGGCGGCTCGACCGCTTCGCCATTCAGCTCACCGGCCTCGTCCAGCGCGGATCCGTGCCCGACTACCTCACGCTCACCCTGTTCGCCGCGATCGGCGTCGGCGTGTTCTCCCTCGCGTCCGGCGGCCCGCCCCGCCTCGACGTGCCCGTCGTCGCCTGGCAGCGTCCCGAGCAGCTCCTCGTGGCCGCCCTCATCGTGGCGTCGGCCGCGCTGGCGCTGTTCGCCCGCGCGTACATACTCCTGGGCGTCGTCGTCGGGATCACCGGGTACGGCACGGCGCTGCTCTTCCTCGTCCACGGCTCGCCCGACCTGGCGCTCACCCAGTTCCTGGCCGAGACGGTGAGCCTGGTCGTGTTCGCGCTGGTGCTGCGGCGGCTGCCGATCGGACCGGTCAGGGGGCGGCTGCCGTTCTGGTTCAGGACAGGGCTCGGGCTGGCCGTGGCCGTGGTGGTCACGGGCGCGGGCATGCTGGCGATGGGCGCGCGGACCGCCCGGCCGGTCGGCGCGCTCATGGGGGCGGCGGCCGAGCAGGCCGGGGCCAGGAACATCGTCAGCGCCCTCATCGTCGACATCCGGGCCTGGGACACCATGGGTGAGAGCACGGTGCTCGTCGTGCTGACGCTGGGCGTGACGAGCCTGGTGTTCCTGCGGCGCACGTCGTACCACATCGAGCCGGGCCCGCACGCGCCCGCCGACCGCACCCGCTGGCTGGCGGCCACCCTCCCGCGCGGGCAGCGGGCGCTGGCGTTCGAGGTGGTGGCCAGGCTGACGTTCCACACCGTGCTGGTGCTCTCGGTGTTCCTGCTGTTCATCGGGCACAGCGCGGTCGGCGGCGGGTTCGCCGGCGGCATCGTGGCCGGGATGGCGATCACCGTGCGCTACCTGGCGGGCGGGCGGAACGAACTGGCCGCCGCCGTCCCGATGCACGCGGGCGTCCTCATGGGCGCCGGGCTCACGCTGTCGACGGGCACGGCGCTGGCCGGGCTGCTGTTCGGGCGGGCGGCGCTGGACCTGCTCTCCACCGACGTGACCGTCCCCCTGGCAGGCCACCTGCACATGGGCACGGGGCTGCTGTTCGACCTCGGCGTGTACGTGTCCGTCGTCGGCATGGTGCAGGACATCCTGCGCGCCCTCGGCGCCGAACTCGACCGGCAGATCGACGCCGAGGAGCGCGCGTGA